ACCGACATCCTCGACAAATAGTTTCTCCGGATCAAAGCGCTGGGCATCCCACTGCGGCACTTTTAAGCCTAGCGCTTTACAGAGCAATGTTTGACCGTTACAGAGTTTTTCTAACGCTCTTGGACGACCCTGTGCGTCTGGGTTGTTGGCTTGCATCAGTGCCAAGCTTGCTGCGCCACTGTGCTCATCCTGAAAAGGAAACGCGGACTTGATCAGCACAGCATTACCAGGCCCTTGCGCACTGAAGTTCAGGGAGTCGCCACCGCGGGCGTAATACATATAAATGTGTCCGCCATCCATAAACAGCGCCCGGCGTTTATGGGTAAAGCCTAGGGAGGCATGGCTGCCCTTGTCTTCTAAGTAATAGGCCTCGGTCTCAATGATGCGTGCGCTGAGCCAGAGATCGCCCTGCTTGTGGCGGATCACTTTGCCGAGAAGCTCGCGGGCAACCAGACAGGCATCGCGATTGAAGAACGCATCCGGCAGCGCACGGTTATTTGGCCAGGGCAAACTAAGGTTAGGTTTAGCGGGCATTGGGTGGGCTGCTCGTAGCGCGGAGATTAGGCTCTGAGGATGACCATAATAAGGCCCTGACCCATGTCCAGGCGAGCCCGGGCGAACAGCGCGCGCATCAGCCCTAGGGCGCGCTTTGCCGGTTATAGCTGATATCGACACAACCTGTCCGATCCTGCTCTTGTCACGCCCTTCGGCCGTTTTGCATATAGAGTGTTGTTGGGGACTGGTGCCTCATCCGGGCCGCTCACCTGCTGCATTTCTGCGACAAGCAAGCCATTACTGCAAGTGTGATTTCAATGCTGATCAGGTGTTCGACCCGGCTGCGCAGCAGGGTAATCAGAGCGGCCTGCTGCGCATGGTTGAGTCAGTTACGTAAGGAGAATCAGGCAGGTTTTAGGGTTTTCTCGTATACCGATACCCCATCAAGATCCCGCAGGGTAACCGTGAGTTCGCCGCTCTGTGCCTGGATATTCACCTCGCCAAAAAATTGGAAACCGGCAAACGGTGAGGTATTCGCTGCGGGTGGTGCTTTCTGGAAGATCAGTTGCGGGCCGAAGGTGCCATCAAGCTCGTTGGGGCCGAAGCTCCCTGCGTTCAACGGGCCTGCGACAAACTCCCAGAAGGGTTCGAAGTCCTGAAATGCGGCTTTGTTCGGGTCGTAATAGTGGGTCGCGCAGTAGTGCACGTCGGCGGTGATCCAGACATGGTTGCGCACCTTGTTGTCACGCAGGAAGGTAAGCAGTTCGGCAATCTCCACCTCTCGGCCCTGAGGCTTGCCGGAATCGCCGTTGGCGATGGCTTCCCACCGTGGTACGCCGGGACTGACTTCACCGTCCGGCACGTTCAGCCCGATGGGCATATCAGCGGCCACTACCTTCCACTGAGCTTTAGAGTTTTTCAGGCCCATTTTCAGCCAGTCCAACTGCTCGCGTCCGAGGAACGGCTTTAGTTCGCCGAGGTTGTCGTCGTTCGGGCTGCGGTAGCTGCGCATGTCCAGTACGAACACATCCAGAAGTGGTCCGTAGCTGATCTTGCGGTAAATCCGGTTTTCGCCATCGGCACTGGCAAGGCGCATGGGTGCGTATTCGAGCCAGGCTTGGCGGCCCCGGTTGACCAGAGTGCGGATGTTTTTTTCGGTATAACGCTCATCCAGCTCTTTGCTGTCGGACCAGTTGTTGACGATTTCGTGGTCGTCCCACTGCCAGATCTGCGGGACTTCAGCGTTAAAGCGGCGCAGGTTTTCGTCCAGCAGGTTGTAACGGTAATTGCCGCGGTAGTCGTCCAGTGTTTCGGCGACTTTGCTTTTGGCTTCGGTGGTGATGTTGCGCCAGGTGCGTCCGTCTTCCACGGTAATTTGCGCGGGAACGGGGCCGTCTGCGTAGATGGTGTCACCACTGTGGATAAAGAAGTCGGGCAGGCGCCGGCGCATGGCGTCGTAAATTCGCATGCCACCTACGTCTGGATTGATGCCGAAG
The Pseudomonas mendocina DNA segment above includes these coding regions:
- a CDS encoding DNA-3-methyladenine glycosylase, with the protein product MPAKPNLSLPWPNNRALPDAFFNRDACLVARELLGKVIRHKQGDLWLSARIIETEAYYLEDKGSHASLGFTHKRRALFMDGGHIYMYYARGGDSLNFSAQGPGNAVLIKSAFPFQDEHSGAASLALMQANNPDAQGRPRALEKLCNGQTLLCKALGLKVPQWDAQRFDPEKLFVEDVGQYPTLIVQCPRLGIPHGRDEHLPYRFVDAQYAQFCTRNPLRRGQVAGKDYHLLT
- a CDS encoding alkaline phosphatase D family protein, with translation MSNVILGRRHLLQLTGAGLMLPGIAPAVILSDKERPRITDGVQSGDILADRAIIWSRCDRPAFMVVEWDTRSQFGNPRRVTSALATAESDFTARVELTGLPADQSIFYRVSFTDARSGASSEPWFGHLRSAPTQPRDIRFVWSGDTVGQGFGINPDVGGMRIYDAMRRRLPDFFIHSGDTIYADGPVPAQITVEDGRTWRNITTEAKSKVAETLDDYRGNYRYNLLDENLRRFNAEVPQIWQWDDHEIVNNWSDSKELDERYTEKNIRTLVNRGRQAWLEYAPMRLASADGENRIYRKISYGPLLDVFVLDMRSYRSPNDDNLGELKPFLGREQLDWLKMGLKNSKAQWKVVAADMPIGLNVPDGEVSPGVPRWEAIANGDSGKPQGREVEIAELLTFLRDNKVRNHVWITADVHYCATHYYDPNKAAFQDFEPFWEFVAGPLNAGSFGPNELDGTFGPQLIFQKAPPAANTSPFAGFQFFGEVNIQAQSGELTVTLRDLDGVSVYEKTLKPA